The Flavobacterium commune genome contains a region encoding:
- the ruvA gene encoding Holliday junction branch migration protein RuvA, whose translation MIAHLQGKLVEKSPTQIVIDCGGVGYEVHISLHTYSLLPVSDFIKVFTHLQIKEDAHTIFGFVEKSEREIFKLLISVSGIGAGIARTMLSSLDPKQIINAIASGDVSTVQSIKGIGSKTAQRVILDLKDKVLKLYDLDKVSVVQSNTSRDEALSALEVLGFVRKSSEKLIDKIIKENPEASVESIIKQALKSL comes from the coding sequence ATGATTGCACATTTACAGGGGAAGTTAGTAGAAAAATCGCCTACACAAATTGTTATCGATTGTGGAGGAGTTGGTTATGAGGTTCATATATCATTACATACTTATTCCTTGCTTCCTGTTTCTGATTTTATAAAAGTGTTTACCCATCTTCAAATCAAAGAAGATGCGCATACTATATTTGGTTTTGTAGAGAAATCAGAAAGAGAAATTTTTAAATTATTGATTTCGGTCTCGGGTATAGGTGCAGGTATTGCAAGAACCATGTTGTCGTCATTAGATCCAAAACAAATTATCAATGCAATAGCATCCGGTGATGTTAGTACCGTTCAGTCTATAAAAGGAATTGGAAGTAAAACAGCACAGAGGGTAATCTTAGATTTAAAAGATAAGGTGTTGAAATTGTATGATTTGGATAAAGTTTCGGTTGTACAAAGCAATACAAGCAGAGATGAAGCGTTATCTGCATTAGAGGTTTTAGGATTTGTTAGAAAATCTTCAGAAAAGCTTATCGATAAAATAATAAAGGAGAATCCGGAGGCATCTGTAGAATCGATTATCAAACAAGCATTAAAAAGCTTATAA
- a CDS encoding cytochrome c oxidase subunit II, with protein MTSLLVIIVLVLLAVALWQLTKIFDLTQVGSSSDSSQVANDKDNNIQGYLMFGFLAFLYVFTIYGLLTWGNLPLHTPASEHGTEVDRLMNITWVLIFVVQAITQLLLHYFAFKYKGKKDQKALYFADNNKLEALWSIIPAVTLAGLILYGLYAWTNIMFVDEDEDTIVIELYAQQFKWTARLAGEDNVLGKANVRYIEGVNTLGVDLADPNAQDDIVVTELHIPKGKKVQFKFRSQDVLHSAYFPHFRAQMNCVPGMVTEFAFTPTYTTAEYRELPYMIEKVAHINELRAKQSLDLIAKGQPGLDPYTFDYLLLCNKICGSSHYNMQMKVVVDTPEDYKKWLADKTTLVNEVKASLEKPADDASGEAKSNDTLAAANEVAVK; from the coding sequence ATGACAAGTTTGTTGGTAATTATAGTTTTAGTTTTATTAGCTGTTGCTTTATGGCAATTGACTAAAATATTTGACCTTACTCAAGTGGGTTCTTCTTCAGATAGTTCTCAGGTAGCTAATGATAAAGACAATAATATTCAAGGATATTTGATGTTTGGTTTTTTAGCATTCTTATATGTATTTACTATATATGGTTTGCTTACTTGGGGTAATTTACCTCTTCATACTCCTGCTTCTGAGCACGGAACAGAAGTTGACAGATTAATGAATATTACTTGGGTTTTAATTTTTGTTGTTCAGGCAATTACTCAGTTATTATTACACTACTTTGCTTTTAAATACAAAGGTAAAAAAGATCAAAAGGCTTTATATTTTGCTGATAACAATAAGTTAGAAGCTTTATGGAGTATCATTCCTGCAGTTACATTAGCCGGTTTAATTCTTTACGGATTATATGCTTGGACTAATATTATGTTTGTTGATGAAGATGAGGATACTATTGTAATCGAATTATACGCTCAACAATTTAAATGGACTGCCAGATTAGCTGGAGAAGATAACGTTCTTGGGAAAGCTAATGTTAGATATATTGAAGGTGTAAATACTTTAGGAGTTGATTTAGCTGATCCTAATGCACAGGATGATATTGTTGTAACTGAATTACACATTCCAAAAGGTAAAAAAGTACAATTCAAATTCCGTTCTCAGGATGTTTTACACTCAGCTTATTTTCCTCATTTTAGAGCACAAATGAACTGTGTACCTGGTATGGTTACTGAATTTGCTTTTACTCCTACTTACACAACTGCTGAGTATAGAGAATTGCCTTATATGATTGAAAAAGTAGCTCATATCAATGAGTTAAGAGCTAAGCAAAGCCTTGATTTAATTGCTAAAGGTCAGCCTGGTTTAGATCCTTATACTTTTGATTATTTGTTGCTTTGTAATAAAATTTGTGGTTCTTCTCACTATAATATGCAAATGAAGGTTGTGGTTGATACACCTGAAGATTACAAAAAATGGTTAGCAGATAAAACTACTTTAGTTAATGAGGTGAAAGCTTCATTAGAAAAACCTGCTGATGACGCATCAGGAGAAGCTAAAAGCAATGATACACTAGCAGCTGCTAATGAAGTTGCTGTTAAATAA
- a CDS encoding four helix bundle protein encodes MSFKFEKLIIWQKSMDFGEEINFVIKDFPKHEMYNLSSQMLRASDSIALNISEGAIEQSNPEFSRFLGYSVRSLAEVVTCLYKAKRRGYISNEVFDKLYNDSFNLMNMTIAFKTKLK; translated from the coding sequence ATGAGTTTTAAATTCGAAAAATTAATTATCTGGCAGAAATCTATGGATTTTGGAGAAGAGATTAATTTTGTTATAAAAGACTTCCCTAAGCATGAAATGTATAATCTTTCGTCTCAAATGTTAAGAGCTTCAGATTCTATAGCTTTAAATATTTCAGAAGGGGCTATTGAACAGTCGAATCCCGAATTTAGTAGGTTTTTAGGTTATTCTGTTCGATCCTTAGCTGAAGTTGTTACTTGTTTGTATAAAGCAAAAAGAAGAGGTTATATTAGCAATGAAGTTTTTGATAAATTATATAACGATTCGTTTAATTTGATGAATATGACTATTGCTTTTAAAACGAAATTGAAATAA
- a CDS encoding cytochrome c oxidase subunit I, whose translation MSAEGHDHAHDHEHEHHHKETFITKYIFSIDHKMIAKQYLITGIIMGVIGISMSLLFRMQLAWPEESFKIFNVLLGDKFAPEGVMANDVYLALVTIHGTIMVFFVLTAGLSGTFSNLLIPLQIGARDMASGFMNMISYWLFFLSAVVMLSSLFVEAGPASAGWTIYPPLSALPQAIPGSGAGMTLWLVSMALFIASSLMGSLNYIVTVINLRTKGMSMTRLPLTIWTFFVTAIIGVISFPVLLSAALLLIFDRSFGTSFFLSDIYIAGEVLHYQGGSPVLFEHLFWFLGHPEVYIVILPAMGLVSEIMATNSRKPIFGYRAMIMSVLAIAFLSTIVWGHHMFISGMNPFLGSVFTFTTLLIAIPSAVKAFNWITTLWKGNLQLNPAMLFSIGMVSTFITGGLTGIILGDSTLDINVHDTYFVIAHFHLVMGISALYGMFAGIYHWFPKMYGRMLNKNLGYVHFWITAVCAYGVFFPMHFIGLAGLPRRYYTNTNFPLFDDLQNVNVLITTFALVGGAFQLVFLYNFFSSIFYGKKAEQNPWKSTTLEWTTPVEHIHGNWPGEIPEVHRWAYDYSNPEHEEDFVPQTVPMKPGESVLHH comes from the coding sequence ATGTCAGCAGAAGGTCACGATCACGCTCACGATCACGAACACGAACACCACCATAAAGAGACATTCATTACTAAATACATTTTTAGTATTGATCACAAAATGATTGCTAAGCAATACCTTATTACAGGTATTATTATGGGAGTTATTGGTATTAGTATGTCTTTGCTTTTTAGAATGCAATTAGCATGGCCAGAAGAGTCTTTTAAAATTTTTAATGTTTTATTAGGTGATAAATTTGCTCCTGAAGGTGTAATGGCTAATGATGTTTATCTTGCCTTAGTTACAATACACGGTACCATCATGGTATTCTTTGTATTGACAGCCGGATTGAGTGGTACGTTTAGTAACTTGCTTATTCCGCTTCAAATTGGTGCAAGAGATATGGCATCCGGATTTATGAATATGATTTCTTACTGGTTGTTCTTCTTATCAGCAGTAGTGATGTTAAGTTCATTATTTGTAGAAGCTGGTCCTGCATCAGCAGGTTGGACAATCTATCCGCCTTTAAGTGCTTTACCACAGGCAATTCCTGGATCAGGTGCTGGTATGACTCTTTGGTTAGTATCGATGGCTTTATTCATTGCTTCTTCTTTGATGGGATCTTTAAATTACATCGTAACTGTAATCAACTTAAGAACTAAAGGAATGTCTATGACAAGACTTCCTCTTACTATCTGGACATTCTTCGTGACAGCAATTATTGGTGTTATTTCGTTCCCGGTATTATTGTCTGCAGCTTTATTGTTGATTTTCGATAGAAGTTTTGGTACTTCATTCTTCTTATCCGATATTTATATTGCTGGTGAAGTTTTACATTACCAAGGTGGTTCTCCTGTATTGTTCGAACACTTATTCTGGTTCCTAGGTCACCCTGAGGTTTATATCGTAATCTTGCCTGCAATGGGTCTTGTATCTGAAATTATGGCGACCAACTCTCGTAAACCAATCTTTGGTTACAGAGCGATGATTATGTCAGTTCTTGCAATTGCATTTTTATCTACAATTGTATGGGGTCACCACATGTTTATCTCAGGTATGAATCCTTTCTTAGGTTCTGTATTTACATTTACTACTTTATTAATTGCAATTCCATCTGCTGTAAAAGCGTTCAACTGGATTACAACTTTGTGGAAAGGTAACTTACAATTAAACCCTGCTATGTTGTTCTCAATCGGGATGGTTTCAACTTTCATCACAGGAGGTTTAACAGGAATCATTTTAGGAGATAGTACATTAGATATTAACGTTCACGATACTTACTTTGTAATTGCTCACTTTCACTTAGTAATGGGTATCTCTGCACTTTACGGAATGTTTGCCGGTATTTACCACTGGTTCCCTAAAATGTATGGTAGAATGTTAAATAAAAATTTAGGTTACGTTCACTTTTGGATTACTGCAGTTTGTGCTTATGGAGTTTTCTTTCCAATGCACTTTATTGGATTAGCAGGTTTACCAAGACGTTACTATACAAACACTAACTTCCCGTTATTTGACGATTTGCAAAATGTTAATGTATTAATTACAACATTTGCATTAGTTGGTGGAGCTTTCCAATTAGTATTCTTGTACAACTTCTTTAGCAGTATCTTCTACGGTAAAAAAGCAGAGCAAAATCCATGGAAATCTACTACATTAGAATGGACTACTCCGGTAGAACACATTCACGGTAACTGGCCAGGAGAAATTCCTGAAGTTCATAGATGGGCTTACGATTACAGTAACCCGGAACACGAAGAAGATTTTGTTCCTCAAACGGTTCCAATGAAACCAGGTGAATCAGTTTTACACCACTAA
- the queG gene encoding tRNA epoxyqueuosine(34) reductase QueG gives MASSNSQLQASRYTSFIKSEAKRLGFLSCGISKAGFLEEEAPRLENWLNKNLNGKMSYMENNFDKRLNPTLLVDDAKSVVSLLLNYYPEKEQVQDSYKISKYAYGKDYHFVIKEKLKELLFSIQENIGEVSGRVFVDSAPVLDKAWAAKSGLGWIGKNSNLLTQKVGSFYFIAELIIDLDLEYDHPTTDHCGSCTACIDACPTQAIIAPYVVDGSKCISYFTIELKENIPLEMKGYFDDWVFGCDTCQDVCPWNRFSKSHNEPLFNPNPALLSMTKKDWEEMTEETFKIVFKESAVKRTKFQGLSRNVNFLKK, from the coding sequence ATGGCTTCTTCCAACTCCCAGCTTCAGGCTTCCCGCTATACATCATTCATCAAATCCGAAGCCAAACGCCTCGGATTTTTGTCTTGTGGAATATCTAAAGCGGGTTTTCTGGAAGAAGAAGCGCCTCGATTAGAAAATTGGTTGAATAAAAACCTCAATGGGAAGATGAGCTATATGGAGAATAATTTTGACAAGCGACTCAATCCTACTTTATTGGTTGATGATGCTAAAAGTGTAGTGTCACTTTTATTGAATTATTATCCCGAAAAAGAACAAGTTCAGGATTCGTATAAGATTTCTAAATATGCTTACGGAAAGGATTACCATTTTGTTATAAAGGAAAAATTAAAAGAATTACTTTTCTCCATTCAAGAAAATATTGGAGAAGTTTCAGGTCGTGTTTTTGTTGATTCTGCGCCAGTTTTAGACAAGGCTTGGGCTGCCAAAAGTGGTTTGGGATGGATAGGGAAAAACAGTAATCTATTGACCCAAAAAGTAGGTTCTTTTTATTTTATAGCTGAATTAATTATAGATTTGGATTTGGAATATGATCATCCTACAACTGATCATTGCGGAAGTTGTACTGCCTGTATTGATGCTTGCCCCACGCAGGCTATTATTGCTCCTTATGTTGTTGATGGGAGCAAATGTATTTCGTACTTTACAATTGAATTAAAAGAAAATATTCCTTTGGAAATGAAAGGATATTTTGATGATTGGGTATTTGGATGTGATACCTGTCAGGATGTTTGTCCGTGGAACCGATTTTCTAAAAGTCATAACGAACCTTTGTTTAATCCCAATCCGGCTCTGCTCTCGATGACCAAAAAAGATTGGGAAGAAATGACCGAAGAAACCTTTAAAATTGTTTTTAAAGAATCGGCTGTTAAGCGAACTAAGTTTCAGGGATTGAGTAGAAATGTTAATTTTTTGAAGAAATGA
- the ruvB gene encoding Holliday junction branch migration DNA helicase RuvB, with protein MNENLDPTNKRFNSEELDLEKRLRPLTFDDFAGQDQVLENLKVFVAAANQRNEALDHALFHGPPGLGKTTLANILANELGVGIKITSGPVLDKPGDLAGLLTNLEERDVLFIDEIHRLSPVVEEYLYSAMEDFKIDIMIESGPNARTVQINLNPFTLIGATTRSGLLTAPMRARFGISSRLQYYTVELLTTIVQRSASILKMPISMEAAIEIAGRSRGTPRIANALLRRVRDFAQIKGNGTIDIEISKYALKALHVDAHGLDEMDNKILNTIIDKFKGGPVGLSTLATAVSESSETIEEVYEPFLIQEGFIMRTPRGREVTEKAYKHLGKVRTNIQGGLF; from the coding sequence ATGAATGAAAATTTAGACCCAACAAACAAACGCTTTAATTCAGAAGAACTTGATCTTGAAAAAAGATTAAGACCTCTTACTTTTGATGATTTTGCAGGACAAGATCAGGTTTTGGAAAATCTTAAAGTTTTTGTTGCAGCTGCAAATCAACGAAATGAAGCCTTAGATCATGCTTTGTTCCATGGACCTCCGGGACTTGGGAAAACAACATTGGCAAATATTTTAGCTAATGAATTGGGTGTAGGAATCAAAATAACTTCGGGTCCTGTGCTGGATAAACCGGGCGATTTAGCTGGTTTGTTGACTAATCTCGAAGAAAGAGATGTTTTGTTTATTGATGAAATCCATCGTTTGAGTCCTGTAGTGGAAGAATATTTGTATTCGGCTATGGAGGATTTTAAGATTGATATTATGATAGAATCCGGGCCTAATGCGAGAACGGTTCAAATCAATTTAAATCCATTTACCCTAATTGGTGCTACAACCCGTTCAGGACTTTTAACAGCGCCTATGCGAGCTCGTTTTGGTATTTCTTCCAGATTGCAATATTATACAGTTGAATTGTTGACTACCATTGTGCAAAGAAGTGCTTCCATTTTAAAAATGCCTATTTCTATGGAAGCCGCTATAGAAATTGCTGGAAGAAGCAGAGGAACACCAAGGATTGCAAATGCTTTGTTGAGAAGAGTTCGTGATTTTGCTCAAATAAAAGGAAACGGAACTATTGATATTGAAATTTCAAAATATGCCTTAAAAGCACTACATGTTGATGCTCATGGTTTGGACGAAATGGATAATAAAATACTGAATACCATAATTGATAAATTCAAAGGTGGGCCTGTAGGATTGAGTACTTTGGCAACTGCAGTTTCCGAAAGTAGTGAAACTATCGAAGAAGTTTACGAGCCTTTTTTAATTCAGGAAGGTTTTATTATGCGTACTCCACGCGGACGTGAAGTTACCGAGAAAGCCTATAAACATTTAGGAAAAGTTAGAACTAATATTCAGGGAGGATTATTTTAG
- a CDS encoding CBS domain-containing protein — protein sequence MTVNQILSTKGDTVYSIVSTISVYDAVKIMGEKNIGAILVIEDDLLKGILSERDYARKIVLKGKSSKSTLVQEIMVSKVITVKPTDDLDYCMELMSSNKIRHLPVVDENKVIGLISIGDVVKVIIEKQKETIHLLDSYINGGQV from the coding sequence ATGACTGTAAATCAAATATTAAGCACGAAAGGGGATACTGTGTATTCAATTGTTTCGACTATTAGCGTTTATGATGCTGTTAAGATAATGGGTGAGAAAAACATAGGTGCAATACTCGTTATTGAAGATGATTTGTTAAAAGGTATTTTGTCTGAGAGAGATTATGCGCGAAAGATTGTTCTTAAAGGAAAATCTTCCAAGAGTACTTTGGTTCAGGAAATAATGGTAAGTAAAGTGATTACTGTTAAGCCTACAGATGATTTAGATTATTGTATGGAATTGATGAGTTCTAATAAGATACGACATCTTCCTGTGGTGGATGAAAATAAAGTTATAGGACTGATTTCTATTGGGGATGTTGTAAAAGTGATAATTGAAAAACAAAAAGAAACAATTCACTTATTGGATTCTTATATTAATGGAGGTCAGGTTTAG